TTGGGTTTGCCTGGACGACGCCGATTACAAAACCGGAAATTTGCAGTTTATTCCGGGTAGCCACACCTTTGCCCGCTCCTTACGGGTATCGCCCGGACAACCCCGGTATTTTGACCAAATTCAAAATGATATTGTTCCTTACTTGGTTGATTTGCCCACCAAAGCAGGCGATTGCGCCATTTTTCACCATTCCCTGATTCATGCTTCCAGGCGAAACACCTCAGGCTCTCCCCGAATTTCGTGTGTTATTGCCGGATATCCGAAACAAGCTGAACTTTACCATTTTTTTTGGCCTCCGGGAACCGAAAACAACCAAATTGAAAAGTATAAGGTGTGCAACCAAACCTACCTCGATTTAATTAACGGGGAGCGTCCACCACATTCCGAATTTATGGGTCATATCCAATTCGACTTTAGCTATATGCCTCTGGATGAGTTTGTTGCCAAAACAAAGCCCTACCTTAGTTCCTGGCAAGTACTGAAAAATCGCTTGACCAACCTGCTCATTGGCGGAAGTTTTAGAAACTAAACTTCTATACCATCTTTTTGTCCTAATTTCTTGGCATTGATTCATCTATCGAAAGATAGAATTAATTGCCGCTATTTCCACCTTGGTATAATTTATTGCTTGAATAGGCTGAAAATTAAACTGCTTTGAAAATAATATCCTACTTTTGTATCGTTAATCAATTAAAAATCAAGCAAATCTAAAAGTCCAGTTTCCCCGACAGTTCAATTAGTAGTAACAAAAATCGCATTTAGATCTATTCCACGCAAGTAGAATTTCCCCTAGTATCTAGCTGAATTAAACGGACATAGAAAATGGTACTTAAACGTACGGGATTGATTATCCTGTGCTTGGTTTTGGGTATAGTAAATACTATCCTCGCCGGTGAAGTTGGGATTTCGGCCAATTCAAAGTCGGAATCCATAAAAAAATTACTTTCTGAAAACAACCAGGTAAACAAACCGGATACTGCAAGTTTCAATTGCAATTCCATAATCAATGGTAGCAACCAAAATCTTCCTTACCAATTTGAAGAGGCAGTTGAAGTATTGCAAACCAAATTCAAGGAAGTAGATCAGGAAAACACCTCCATTGAATCAAAAAACCTGGCTAAATCCCTTATTCTGGCCGATTTTGTTTATGCTGCATTTAGCTTTAGATTGCTGGGTAGCGAACTTGAAACCGATGAAATGCAACTTGATTGGTACCATGCCAGTCTTCAAGAATGTTACACCAAAGGCAATAACAATGAATTAGCCGTATATTGCGGCGAACGTTCCATCTTCTTTTCACGAATGCTGGATTCTCTGCTTCACCTAAAATCCCGAATTATGGTAATTCCGGGAGTGCATAACTTCCCTCTGGTGCAAATTGGTGAACTGGAATACATTGTTGACCCTTACGACCCTTTTGTGGTTTTTAACCCCTTTCAAGGCGAATTAATTCCTTACAACCAATTGGCCGATAACCAATCCAATCTTAGCTTTTTCAGAACCAAACGCATTTTTGGCGCTACCCGCGATCTCATTTCCGACAACATGGTTATGAAAGCTACCGGATCTAATGATATTCGAGAAATGGGGAAAATGTTCAAAAACTATATCACCGAAAATATCCTTTCTTCTCCCCAGGCCGATTCCATTTG
This portion of the Bacteroidia bacterium genome encodes:
- a CDS encoding phytanoyl-CoA dioxygenase family protein, with the translated sequence MENMSKPRIFKNLQTNEDFYKLGYVSFPLFDARTVAELKAFYKENIENNQKGQSKDLFHTTSNTNDRDLIKKVSGFIKPYFEKALEPHLHECNLTISNYLVKESSPKSAVSPHMDWSFVDEDKFTSFNVWVCLDDADYKTGNLQFIPGSHTFARSLRVSPGQPRYFDQIQNDIVPYLVDLPTKAGDCAIFHHSLIHASRRNTSGSPRISCVIAGYPKQAELYHFFWPPGTENNQIEKYKVCNQTYLDLINGERPPHSEFMGHIQFDFSYMPLDEFVAKTKPYLSSWQVLKNRLTNLLIGGSFRN